The following are encoded together in the Peromyscus leucopus breed LL Stock chromosome 1, UCI_PerLeu_2.1, whole genome shotgun sequence genome:
- the Emp3 gene encoding epithelial membrane protein 3 yields MSLLLLVVSALHILILILLFVATLDKSWWTLPEKESLNLWYDCTWNTTTQTWACSNVSENGWLKAVQVLMVLSLILCCLSFILFMFQLYTMRRGGLFYATGLCQLCTSAAVFSGALIYALHAEEILKRHPPGGSFGYCFALAWVAFPLALVSGIIYIHLRKRE; encoded by the exons ATGTCCCTCCTCCTGTTAGTGGTCTCTGCCCTTCACATCCTCATTCTCATCCTGCTTTTTGTGGCCACTTTGGACAAG TCCTGGTGGACTCTCCCAGAGAAGGAGTCCCTGAACCTGTGGTATGACTGCACTTGGAACACCACCACCCAGACATGGGCCTGCAGTAATGTCAGTGAGAACG GCTGGCTGAAGGCAGTGCAGGTGCTCATGGTGCTCTCTCTCATCCTCTGCTGCCTGTCCTTCATCCTCTTCATGTTCCAGCTCTACACCATGCGAAGAGGAGGGCTTTTCTACGCCACCGGCCTCTGCCAGCTTTGCACCA GTGCAGCTGTGTTCTCTGGGGCACTGATCTACGCTCTCCATGCTGAGGAGATCCTGAAGAGGCACCCACCTGGCGGTAGCTTCGGTTACTGCTTCGCCCTGGCCTGGGTGGCTTTCCCACTCGCCCTGGTCAGTGGCATCATCTACATCCACCTGCGGAAGCGTGAATGA